One window of the Pieris brassicae chromosome 4, ilPieBrab1.1, whole genome shotgun sequence genome contains the following:
- the LOC123708270 gene encoding diacylglycerol kinase theta isoform X2, protein MLRLFLARFAGDILFLTELILTMSCESLVSQVSTIFCSSLRRRAWFTWCPQKLCNFIVHERCVGQVVTPCCGVAPSLIKNPVAHCWSEPTHHKRKFCTVCRKRLDELPALHCMICEYYVHGECVDFAAADCKENATYCAGSEPRHFHHWREGNLPANSKCSACRRACWSAECLTGYRCEWCGSTCHAGCRALIPEECNFGTLQPIFLPPSAVSIPRTEVPMEAIIGVHVRPPPSQRDFGCPRRRRWTPRLVTLARRLLPASCTPHHGASPPYSRARSVSEEFSSGCEGRSGSGGGSTGAPADQEHKPDHKQHRDRTPDDRDEEVVKVYDGEAAWSRRLYRPVVVGRNWNERELVAAALRAFHVARDPDQFELTDALAGDEPPLKDPTPLARVTRLPNKRPAVFLRFKEPETGGGEVRVYPGRIAGAGDTFVTVACTGDESVADLMASALERFGLDPSSATQDYRCSEILLDRGVSERVLEEDERPWRILVRLARDSVRRMELARFYLQPRRDPHGPTLALFVASLPPGLSERNYETILVEFLGADNKFTSIGPIYYEYGSMVITYEDASKAVRALYALREAKYEDKHLLVMLLPSIEPSMVPAGVKPLLVFVNVKSGGCQGLELISSFRKLLNPYQVFDLENGGPLPGLYVFRHIPNYKILVCGGDGTIGWVLQCLDNVGQDSQCSNPPCAIVPLGTGNDLARVLRWGSGYTGCEDPMSLLRDVIDAEEIRLDRWTVVFHPEDKQDEPKDLSKQTIPVFTCVGLGSQSEDNSQILVMNNYFGIGIDADLCLDFHNAREENPNKFNSRLRNKGVYVKMGLRKMVGRKMCKDLHKAVKLEVDGKPVELPAVEGIIILNILSWGSGANPWGPEKDDQFNKPNHWDGMLEVVGVTGVVHLGQIQSGLRGAMRIAQGGHIKINLKSEIPVQVDGEPWVAAPSEVVVLKSALKCVVLMPRSTLDHFHTNAIATHESSHAYCFFVA, encoded by the exons tgtGCAACTTCATTGTGCACGAGCGATGCGTCGGACAGGTGGTAACGCCGTGCTGTGGAGTGGCACCGAGCCTTATAAAG aaCCCAGTGGCTCACTGTTGGTCAGAGCCGACTCACCACAAGCGGAAGTTCTGCACGGTGTGTCGGAAACGACTTGACGAACTACCAGCTTTACATTGTAtga TATGCGAATACTACGTCCACGGAGAATGTGTGGACTTCGCAGCGGCAGACTGCAAAGAGAACGCAACATACTGCGCGGGCAGCGAGCCCCGGCATTTCCATCACTGGAGAGAAGGCAATCTGCCTGCAAACTCCAAGTGTTCGGCGTGTCGAAGGGCTTGCTGGTCAGCCGAATGCCTCACCGGCTACCGCTGCGAATGGTGCGGCAGTACT TGTCACGCAGGCTGCCGTGCACTAATACCAGAAGAATGCAACTTTGGAACATTACAACCGATCTTCCTGCCTCCGTCAGCGGTCTCCATCCCGCGAACGGAGGTGCCCATGGAGGCGATCATAGGCGTCCACGTGCGGCCTCCACCCTCGCAGCGGGACTTCGGTTGCC CGCGGCGGCGAAGATGGACGCCGCGGTTGGTCACCCTGGCGCGGAGGCTGCTGCCTGCATCCTGCACGCCGCATCATGGCGCTTCGCCCCCCTACTCTAGAG CTCGCAGCGTCAGTGAGGAGTTCAGTTCAGGCTGCGAGGGCCGGTCAGGGTCCGGTGGAGGATCTACAGGCGCACCTGCGGATCAGGAGCACAAACCTGACCACAAACAACATAGAGATCGAACGCCAGACGATAGAGATGAAG AGGTAGTGAAGGTATACGACGGTGAAGCGGCGTGGTCACGTCGCTTGTACCGTCCAGTCGTGGTCGGGAGGAATTGGAACGAACGGGAGCTCGTAGCTGCGGCCCTAAGAGCTTTCCACGTGGCCCGGGATCCAGACCAGTTCGAACTGACAGATGCTCTGGCAGGGGACGAGCCGCCCCTCAAAGACCCAACGCCGTTAGCTCGCGTCACGCGGCTGCCGAACAAGCGTCCCGCTGTATTCTTACGGTTTAA AGAGCCAGAAACTGGTGGTGGAGAAGTGCGAGTGTACCCGGGTCGAATAGCGGGTGCTGGTGACACGTTCGTGACTGTAGCGTGTACGGGGGATGAGTCTGTTGCTGACCTAATGGCCTCCGCCTTAGAACGGTTCGGCCTGGACCCCTCCTCTGCCACGCAGGACTACCGCTGCTCTGAGATTCTACTGGATCGAGGAG TATCGGAACGTGTGTTAGAAGAAGACGAGCGGCCATGGCGGATTCTAGTACGCCTGGCGCGCGATTCGGTCCGGCGAATGGAGCTGGCGCGGTTTTATTTACAACCGCGTCGAGATCCGCACGGGCCGACCTTAGCTTTATTTGTTGCTTCCTTACCTCCTGGCCTCTCGGAACGAAATTACGAGACTATACTTGTAGAATTTTTAGGTGCAG ATAATAAGTTCACATCAATCGGTCCGATTTACTACGAGTACGGGTCGATGGTGATCACGTATGAGGACGCTAGTAAGGCCGTTCGCGCCCTCTACGCGCTCAGAGAGGCCAAATATGAAGATAAGCATTTATTAG TGATGCTGCTACCGAGCATCGAACCTTCCATGGTCCCGGCGGGGGTGAAGCCTCTCCTAGTGTTCGTGAACGTGAAGTCCGGTGGGTGCCAGGGCCTGGAACTCATCTCCTCCTTTCGGAAACTCCTCAACCCGTATCAAGTCTTCGATTTAGAAAACGGTGGTCCGTTACCTGG GCTGTACGTATTCCGTCATATTCCTAATTATAAGATACTGGTGTGCGGCGGAGACGGTACTATTGGATGGGTGCTGCAGTGTTTGGATAACGTGGGGCAAGACTCACAATGTTCCAACCCACCTTGCGCGATCGTGCCCCTCGGAACAG GCAATGACCTCGCGCGTGTCCTTCGTTGGGGCTCCGGTTACACCGGTTGTGAAGATCCCATGTCCTTGTTGCGTGACGTGATTGACGCTGAGGAGATACGGCTCGATCGCTGGACAGTCGTCTTTCATCCAGAGGACAAGCAGGATGAACCAAAGGACCTCTCCAAACAGACCATACCTG TGTTCACCTGTGTCGGGCTAGGTTCCCAGAGCGAGGACAACTCGCAAATCCTGGTCATGAACAATTACTTTGGCATCGGGATCGACGCCGACCTCTGTCTAGACTTCCATAACGCGAGGGAGGAAAAtccaaataaattcaatagcaG GTTACGCAATAAGGGTGTGTATGTTAAGATGGGTCTTCGTAAGATGGTGGGTCGCAAGATGTGCAAAGATCTTCACAAGGCTGTAAAGCTAGAGGTGGACGGTAAACCTGTTGAGCTGCCCGCTGTCGAGGGAATCATCATCCTAAACATTCTTAG TTGGGGCTCGGGTGCGAACCCGTGGGGTCCGGAGAAGGATGACCAGTTCAACAAGCCCAACCATTGGGACGGCATGTTGGAGGTGGTAGGCGTCACGGGAGTAGTTCACCTTGGCCAAATACAGTCCGGTCTGAGGGGCGCAATGCGAATTGCACAG GGCGGACACATAAAGATCAATCTCAAAAGCGAGATCCCCGTACAAGTTGATGGGGAGCCATGGGTGGCTGCACCGAGCGAGGTCGTCGTACTAAAATCCGCACTCAAG TGCGTCGTGCTAATGCCACGGTCCACGCTGGATCATTTCCACACAAATGCAATTGCGACGCACGAGTCGAGTCACGCCTACTGCTTTTTTGTTGCCTAG
- the LOC123708270 gene encoding diacylglycerol kinase theta isoform X4, whose translation MAQAAPASAQRTHSFAKKTFHKPTYCHHCSDLLWGLIGQGYGCEVCNFIVHERCVGQVVTPCCGVAPSLIKNPVAHCWSEPTHHKRKFCTVCRKRLDELPALHCMICEYYVHGECVDFAAADCKENATYCAGSEPRHFHHWREGNLPANSKCSACRRACWSAECLTGYRCEWCGSTCHAGCRALIPEECNFGTLQPIFLPPSAVSIPRTEVPMEAIIGVHVRPPPSQRDFGCPRRRRWTPRLVTLARRLLPASCTPHHGASPPYSRARSVSEEFSSGCEGRSGSGGGSTGAPADQEHKPDHKQHRDRTPDDRDEEVVKVYDGEAAWSRRLYRPVVVGRNWNERELVAAALRAFHVARDPDQFELTDALAGDEPPLKDPTPLARVTRLPNKRPAVFLRFKEPETGGGEVRVYPGRIAGAGDTFVTVACTGDESVADLMASALERFGLDPSSATQDYRCSEILLDRGVSERVLEEDERPWRILVRLARDSVRRMELARFYLQPRRDPHGPTLALFVASLPPGLSERNYETILVEFLGADNKFTSIGPIYYEYGSMVITYEDASKAVRALYALREAKYEDKHLLVMLLPSIEPSMVPAGVKPLLVFVNVKSGGCQGLELISSFRKLLNPYQVFDLENGGPLPGLYVFRHIPNYKILVCGGDGTIGWVLQCLDNVGQDSQCSNPPCAIVPLGTGNDLARVLRWGSGYTGCEDPMSLLRDVIDAEEIRLDRWTVVFHPEDKQDEPKDLSKQTIPVFTCVGLGSQSEDNSQILVMNNYFGIGIDADLCLDFHNAREENPNKFNSRLRNKGVYVKMGLRKMVGRKMCKDLHKAVKLEVDGKPVELPAVEGIIILNILSWGSGANPWGPEKDDQFNKPNHWDGMLEVVGVTGVVHLGQIQSGLRGAMRIAQGGHIKINLKSEIPVQVDGEPWVAAPSEVVVLKSALKATMLKKRAKVRRRSTEPALAPPAPPPPPPPPPDS comes from the exons tgtGCAACTTCATTGTGCACGAGCGATGCGTCGGACAGGTGGTAACGCCGTGCTGTGGAGTGGCACCGAGCCTTATAAAG aaCCCAGTGGCTCACTGTTGGTCAGAGCCGACTCACCACAAGCGGAAGTTCTGCACGGTGTGTCGGAAACGACTTGACGAACTACCAGCTTTACATTGTAtga TATGCGAATACTACGTCCACGGAGAATGTGTGGACTTCGCAGCGGCAGACTGCAAAGAGAACGCAACATACTGCGCGGGCAGCGAGCCCCGGCATTTCCATCACTGGAGAGAAGGCAATCTGCCTGCAAACTCCAAGTGTTCGGCGTGTCGAAGGGCTTGCTGGTCAGCCGAATGCCTCACCGGCTACCGCTGCGAATGGTGCGGCAGTACT TGTCACGCAGGCTGCCGTGCACTAATACCAGAAGAATGCAACTTTGGAACATTACAACCGATCTTCCTGCCTCCGTCAGCGGTCTCCATCCCGCGAACGGAGGTGCCCATGGAGGCGATCATAGGCGTCCACGTGCGGCCTCCACCCTCGCAGCGGGACTTCGGTTGCC CGCGGCGGCGAAGATGGACGCCGCGGTTGGTCACCCTGGCGCGGAGGCTGCTGCCTGCATCCTGCACGCCGCATCATGGCGCTTCGCCCCCCTACTCTAGAG CTCGCAGCGTCAGTGAGGAGTTCAGTTCAGGCTGCGAGGGCCGGTCAGGGTCCGGTGGAGGATCTACAGGCGCACCTGCGGATCAGGAGCACAAACCTGACCACAAACAACATAGAGATCGAACGCCAGACGATAGAGATGAAG AGGTAGTGAAGGTATACGACGGTGAAGCGGCGTGGTCACGTCGCTTGTACCGTCCAGTCGTGGTCGGGAGGAATTGGAACGAACGGGAGCTCGTAGCTGCGGCCCTAAGAGCTTTCCACGTGGCCCGGGATCCAGACCAGTTCGAACTGACAGATGCTCTGGCAGGGGACGAGCCGCCCCTCAAAGACCCAACGCCGTTAGCTCGCGTCACGCGGCTGCCGAACAAGCGTCCCGCTGTATTCTTACGGTTTAA AGAGCCAGAAACTGGTGGTGGAGAAGTGCGAGTGTACCCGGGTCGAATAGCGGGTGCTGGTGACACGTTCGTGACTGTAGCGTGTACGGGGGATGAGTCTGTTGCTGACCTAATGGCCTCCGCCTTAGAACGGTTCGGCCTGGACCCCTCCTCTGCCACGCAGGACTACCGCTGCTCTGAGATTCTACTGGATCGAGGAG TATCGGAACGTGTGTTAGAAGAAGACGAGCGGCCATGGCGGATTCTAGTACGCCTGGCGCGCGATTCGGTCCGGCGAATGGAGCTGGCGCGGTTTTATTTACAACCGCGTCGAGATCCGCACGGGCCGACCTTAGCTTTATTTGTTGCTTCCTTACCTCCTGGCCTCTCGGAACGAAATTACGAGACTATACTTGTAGAATTTTTAGGTGCAG ATAATAAGTTCACATCAATCGGTCCGATTTACTACGAGTACGGGTCGATGGTGATCACGTATGAGGACGCTAGTAAGGCCGTTCGCGCCCTCTACGCGCTCAGAGAGGCCAAATATGAAGATAAGCATTTATTAG TGATGCTGCTACCGAGCATCGAACCTTCCATGGTCCCGGCGGGGGTGAAGCCTCTCCTAGTGTTCGTGAACGTGAAGTCCGGTGGGTGCCAGGGCCTGGAACTCATCTCCTCCTTTCGGAAACTCCTCAACCCGTATCAAGTCTTCGATTTAGAAAACGGTGGTCCGTTACCTGG GCTGTACGTATTCCGTCATATTCCTAATTATAAGATACTGGTGTGCGGCGGAGACGGTACTATTGGATGGGTGCTGCAGTGTTTGGATAACGTGGGGCAAGACTCACAATGTTCCAACCCACCTTGCGCGATCGTGCCCCTCGGAACAG GCAATGACCTCGCGCGTGTCCTTCGTTGGGGCTCCGGTTACACCGGTTGTGAAGATCCCATGTCCTTGTTGCGTGACGTGATTGACGCTGAGGAGATACGGCTCGATCGCTGGACAGTCGTCTTTCATCCAGAGGACAAGCAGGATGAACCAAAGGACCTCTCCAAACAGACCATACCTG TGTTCACCTGTGTCGGGCTAGGTTCCCAGAGCGAGGACAACTCGCAAATCCTGGTCATGAACAATTACTTTGGCATCGGGATCGACGCCGACCTCTGTCTAGACTTCCATAACGCGAGGGAGGAAAAtccaaataaattcaatagcaG GTTACGCAATAAGGGTGTGTATGTTAAGATGGGTCTTCGTAAGATGGTGGGTCGCAAGATGTGCAAAGATCTTCACAAGGCTGTAAAGCTAGAGGTGGACGGTAAACCTGTTGAGCTGCCCGCTGTCGAGGGAATCATCATCCTAAACATTCTTAG TTGGGGCTCGGGTGCGAACCCGTGGGGTCCGGAGAAGGATGACCAGTTCAACAAGCCCAACCATTGGGACGGCATGTTGGAGGTGGTAGGCGTCACGGGAGTAGTTCACCTTGGCCAAATACAGTCCGGTCTGAGGGGCGCAATGCGAATTGCACAG GGCGGACACATAAAGATCAATCTCAAAAGCGAGATCCCCGTACAAGTTGATGGGGAGCCATGGGTGGCTGCACCGAGCGAGGTCGTCGTACTAAAATCCGCACTCAAG GCCACGATGCTGAAGAAGCGCGCCAAGGTGCGACGCCGCAGCACGGAGCCCGCGCTGGCCCCGCCCGCCCCGCCGCCGCCGCCGCCTCCACCCCCCGATTCCTGA
- the LOC123708270 gene encoding diacylglycerol kinase theta isoform X7, translating into MAQAAPASAQRTHSFAKKTFHKPTYCHHCSDLLWGLIGQGYGCEVCNFIVHERCVGQVVTPCCGVAPSLIKNPVAHCWSEPTHHKRKFCTVCRKRLDELPALHCMICEYYVHGECVDFAAADCKENATYCAGSEPRHFHHWREGNLPANSKCSACRRACWSAECLTGYRCEWCGSTCHAGCRALIPEECNFGTLQPIFLPPSAVSIPRTEVPMEAIIGVHVRPPPSQRDFGCPRSVSEEFSSGCEGRSGSGGGSTGAPADQEHKPDHKQHRDRTPDDRDEEVVKVYDGEAAWSRRLYRPVVVGRNWNERELVAAALRAFHVARDPDQFELTDALAGDEPPLKDPTPLARVTRLPNKRPAVFLRFKEPETGGGEVRVYPGRIAGAGDTFVTVACTGDESVADLMASALERFGLDPSSATQDYRCSEILLDRGVSERVLEEDERPWRILVRLARDSVRRMELARFYLQPRRDPHGPTLALFVASLPPGLSERNYETILVEFLGADNKFTSIGPIYYEYGSMVITYEDASKAVRALYALREAKYEDKHLLVMLLPSIEPSMVPAGVKPLLVFVNVKSGGCQGLELISSFRKLLNPYQVFDLENGGPLPGLYVFRHIPNYKILVCGGDGTIGWVLQCLDNVGQDSQCSNPPCAIVPLGTGNDLARVLRWGSGYTGCEDPMSLLRDVIDAEEIRLDRWTVVFHPEDKQDEPKDLSKQTIPVFTCVGLGSQSEDNSQILVMNNYFGIGIDADLCLDFHNAREENPNKFNSRLRNKGVYVKMGLRKMVGRKMCKDLHKAVKLEVDGKPVELPAVEGIIILNILSWGSGANPWGPEKDDQFNKPNHWDGMLEVVGVTGVVHLGQIQSGLRGAMRIAQGGHIKINLKSEIPVQVDGEPWVAAPSEVVVLKSALKATMLKKRAKVRRRSTEPALAPPAPPPPPPPPPDS; encoded by the exons tgtGCAACTTCATTGTGCACGAGCGATGCGTCGGACAGGTGGTAACGCCGTGCTGTGGAGTGGCACCGAGCCTTATAAAG aaCCCAGTGGCTCACTGTTGGTCAGAGCCGACTCACCACAAGCGGAAGTTCTGCACGGTGTGTCGGAAACGACTTGACGAACTACCAGCTTTACATTGTAtga TATGCGAATACTACGTCCACGGAGAATGTGTGGACTTCGCAGCGGCAGACTGCAAAGAGAACGCAACATACTGCGCGGGCAGCGAGCCCCGGCATTTCCATCACTGGAGAGAAGGCAATCTGCCTGCAAACTCCAAGTGTTCGGCGTGTCGAAGGGCTTGCTGGTCAGCCGAATGCCTCACCGGCTACCGCTGCGAATGGTGCGGCAGTACT TGTCACGCAGGCTGCCGTGCACTAATACCAGAAGAATGCAACTTTGGAACATTACAACCGATCTTCCTGCCTCCGTCAGCGGTCTCCATCCCGCGAACGGAGGTGCCCATGGAGGCGATCATAGGCGTCCACGTGCGGCCTCCACCCTCGCAGCGGGACTTCGGTTGCC CTCGCAGCGTCAGTGAGGAGTTCAGTTCAGGCTGCGAGGGCCGGTCAGGGTCCGGTGGAGGATCTACAGGCGCACCTGCGGATCAGGAGCACAAACCTGACCACAAACAACATAGAGATCGAACGCCAGACGATAGAGATGAAG AGGTAGTGAAGGTATACGACGGTGAAGCGGCGTGGTCACGTCGCTTGTACCGTCCAGTCGTGGTCGGGAGGAATTGGAACGAACGGGAGCTCGTAGCTGCGGCCCTAAGAGCTTTCCACGTGGCCCGGGATCCAGACCAGTTCGAACTGACAGATGCTCTGGCAGGGGACGAGCCGCCCCTCAAAGACCCAACGCCGTTAGCTCGCGTCACGCGGCTGCCGAACAAGCGTCCCGCTGTATTCTTACGGTTTAA AGAGCCAGAAACTGGTGGTGGAGAAGTGCGAGTGTACCCGGGTCGAATAGCGGGTGCTGGTGACACGTTCGTGACTGTAGCGTGTACGGGGGATGAGTCTGTTGCTGACCTAATGGCCTCCGCCTTAGAACGGTTCGGCCTGGACCCCTCCTCTGCCACGCAGGACTACCGCTGCTCTGAGATTCTACTGGATCGAGGAG TATCGGAACGTGTGTTAGAAGAAGACGAGCGGCCATGGCGGATTCTAGTACGCCTGGCGCGCGATTCGGTCCGGCGAATGGAGCTGGCGCGGTTTTATTTACAACCGCGTCGAGATCCGCACGGGCCGACCTTAGCTTTATTTGTTGCTTCCTTACCTCCTGGCCTCTCGGAACGAAATTACGAGACTATACTTGTAGAATTTTTAGGTGCAG ATAATAAGTTCACATCAATCGGTCCGATTTACTACGAGTACGGGTCGATGGTGATCACGTATGAGGACGCTAGTAAGGCCGTTCGCGCCCTCTACGCGCTCAGAGAGGCCAAATATGAAGATAAGCATTTATTAG TGATGCTGCTACCGAGCATCGAACCTTCCATGGTCCCGGCGGGGGTGAAGCCTCTCCTAGTGTTCGTGAACGTGAAGTCCGGTGGGTGCCAGGGCCTGGAACTCATCTCCTCCTTTCGGAAACTCCTCAACCCGTATCAAGTCTTCGATTTAGAAAACGGTGGTCCGTTACCTGG GCTGTACGTATTCCGTCATATTCCTAATTATAAGATACTGGTGTGCGGCGGAGACGGTACTATTGGATGGGTGCTGCAGTGTTTGGATAACGTGGGGCAAGACTCACAATGTTCCAACCCACCTTGCGCGATCGTGCCCCTCGGAACAG GCAATGACCTCGCGCGTGTCCTTCGTTGGGGCTCCGGTTACACCGGTTGTGAAGATCCCATGTCCTTGTTGCGTGACGTGATTGACGCTGAGGAGATACGGCTCGATCGCTGGACAGTCGTCTTTCATCCAGAGGACAAGCAGGATGAACCAAAGGACCTCTCCAAACAGACCATACCTG TGTTCACCTGTGTCGGGCTAGGTTCCCAGAGCGAGGACAACTCGCAAATCCTGGTCATGAACAATTACTTTGGCATCGGGATCGACGCCGACCTCTGTCTAGACTTCCATAACGCGAGGGAGGAAAAtccaaataaattcaatagcaG GTTACGCAATAAGGGTGTGTATGTTAAGATGGGTCTTCGTAAGATGGTGGGTCGCAAGATGTGCAAAGATCTTCACAAGGCTGTAAAGCTAGAGGTGGACGGTAAACCTGTTGAGCTGCCCGCTGTCGAGGGAATCATCATCCTAAACATTCTTAG TTGGGGCTCGGGTGCGAACCCGTGGGGTCCGGAGAAGGATGACCAGTTCAACAAGCCCAACCATTGGGACGGCATGTTGGAGGTGGTAGGCGTCACGGGAGTAGTTCACCTTGGCCAAATACAGTCCGGTCTGAGGGGCGCAATGCGAATTGCACAG GGCGGACACATAAAGATCAATCTCAAAAGCGAGATCCCCGTACAAGTTGATGGGGAGCCATGGGTGGCTGCACCGAGCGAGGTCGTCGTACTAAAATCCGCACTCAAG GCCACGATGCTGAAGAAGCGCGCCAAGGTGCGACGCCGCAGCACGGAGCCCGCGCTGGCCCCGCCCGCCCCGCCGCCGCCGCCGCCTCCACCCCCCGATTCCTGA